In Corvus moneduloides isolate bCorMon1 chromosome 3, bCorMon1.pri, whole genome shotgun sequence, one DNA window encodes the following:
- the RAD51AP2 gene encoding LOW QUALITY PROTEIN: RAD51-associated protein 2 (The sequence of the model RefSeq protein was modified relative to this genomic sequence to represent the inferred CDS: substituted 2 bases at 2 genomic stop codons), which translates to MIELLIFFSLHSLEIIKRSFMLKTLIFLXLSGLSQQIXYLFFVTMKSTYSERFLSSSPDETEYYLYAKRVKAESDHKSREKEEQQKLEQSIHCGSIYQTSPHELLYLSERQNNRALEKQSCDTARKTCMRKFFCSKSCSKEGLACRVSENEPSTKKWNPENEHQSPIEDGISLNVSGQPLETELLSVMSAADTCQNLQGLNRPQEQQNNSTEQNNKRNGDNELKQNSSGTSLNRHLFQTELLSQKSVSKKRWQQYQLFQIPFLSGTNSVFPCIENKKNNFLENVCSAEDKNYSSSDKETTAERDNKEKNNSLYIIPALKPFKSIQPLEIPNFQFPRISNKINSKQSSTNFRETDWKNFESTPSLMQSKQTHGVQKMSEIGKQKRKNDKRSVRASTVGSEFKEKNSPANKKQEHSAFAKGEISGTYFRCNSTDIECNKIFAENDFKDKMLENSEGDDDQKSKIYIYISAKNAQNEKCVSSNDLLQRRGRKSTNENAETFNVQMSIPVTTEALEKNKLNLHCGVHDSNRDISLYEAESKLSTKEILDFRSYVTKNIAFESNCPCKVVQDFPDKRESCNIFRGKKMFELKFSFQNMLFGWVRMWTESFHEDMPTYQEDSVTPWSHCRDILNEQCDAQELVKSTINRNHDNKIFMCLLAVTSKHMKVEVLETILASFFSSTNTLLTTEGKSVQEEKWYLCGRKQNQLNSCTDESLRQTTGFLNENETYPGFLSSKFVESIDFELHNGCKRRCFSRTLGEEEYTFLQRGALFHNQKSRLCKRRLVRKHHLLPRMSEGFSTGLRSISHKNSMKKQILAAKCLILLQGFSNCSSLHKIYCYNVTKVQYLIGANLRYQSYFPAHSQLESEKVNKESTSQEISVTSVKQEKNKPSISLNSFFHIELNKDFPFFLYENKKHKPTRYRTCITSTNEVTNEVTYNMKKYLGSFSYINADEKCVNTKEWQINHRNFLSKRSFSIFDTYEKIPLATDPEDFDQIPVVKQDSCIRKKFRDESAVTGSKEIQCLPIKSNNVLVLSEQPKATTEKYNSLLLLDRQTNKHENCKDLNTCSPHLANKKVEDQDTYLNSENLFPSSSNIYQSVTLPLDSSSFVNREISEDGHCRSSSSADKQKASETIPAVVQYPSTGSPAMTDTYLQFQAKETAQFSLRRHEQTNKTGSSEPGTLKHLEYVKEQEERNYEQMHVTNESQCETVMNYLIMSYSEDKAKTFIAEEEELKMPLSTTNNGCLEDVKDKYLPLEDKITDEFKLKRKFDLVLEELHMFHEISKENVNNVSSLETNLSNIYSELNNAEGIDENVAGGSQRKICISSPICGTTKGKHISDINESSLNEKILNENEDQKESKEYSTSGWSREELLHSPAEGAAYRNPYTWDPGSLFKEQSYNLQKEGGYFLSRDVIRVQPLKTCKGPIRIGLSRKARPKKLHPYLK; encoded by the coding sequence ATGATAGaattactgattttcttttccttacacAGTTTGGAAATCATTAAGAGATCATTTATGCTTAAAactttaatatttctttaacTTTCAGGACTGTCTCAGCAAATATAGTACTTATTTTTTGTGACCATGAAAAGTACGTATTCCGAAAGATTTTTATCCTCATCACCAGATGAAACTGAGTATTACCTGTATGCAAAGCGAGTTAAAGCAGAAAGTGATcacaaaagcagagagaaagaggagcaaCAAAAGCTAGAACAAAGCATACACTGTGGAAGCATTTACCAAACATCACCACATGAACTCCTCTATTtatcagaaagacaaaacaaccGGGCATTAGAAAAGCAGAGTTGTGATACAGCAAGAAAAACTTGTATGAGAAAGTTTTTCTGTTCTAAATCTTGTAGTAAGGAAGGCTTGGCATGTAGAGTATCAGAAAATGAACCGTCCACCAAAAAATGGAATCCTGAAAATGAACACCAAAGTCCTATAGAAGATGGCATTTCTCTGAATGTAAGTGGACAGCCCCTTGAAACAGAGCTGCTCAGTGTGATGAGTGCTGCTGACACATGTCAAAATCTACAGGGACTAAACCGACCCCAAGAGCAGCAGAACAACAgtacagaacaaaataataaaagaaatggGGATAATGAACTCAAACAAAATTCTTCAGGTACATCCTTAAACAGACACTTGTTTCAGACTGAATTGTTAAGTCAAAAGTCAGTCTCCAAGAAAAGGTGGCAACAATACCAGCTTTTTCAAATTCCATTTTTGAGTGGTACCAATTCTGTGTTTCCAtgcatagaaaataaaaaaaataattttctggaaaatgtaTGTTCTGCAGAGGATAAAAATTATTCCAGTAGCGACAAGGAAACTACGGCAGAAAGagacaataaagaaaaaaataattcattgtaTATTATTCCAGCATTGAAACCTTTTAAAAGTATACAACCACTGGAAATCCCCAATTTTCAATTTCCTAggatttcaaataaaataaatagtaaacAATCATCAACTAACTTTAGGGAGACAGATTGGAAGAATTTTGAAAGCACACCATCTTTAATGCAATCTAAACAGACACATGGTGTGCAAAAAATGTCTGAGAtagggaaacaaaaaaggaaaaatgataaaagaagtGTAAGAGCTTCAACTGTTGGTtctgaatttaaagaaaagaatagcCCAGCAAATAAGAAACAGGAGCACAGTGCTTTTGCAAAAGGAGAAATATCTGGAACTTATTTCAGATGCAACAGCACTGACATtgaatgtaataaaatatttgctgaaaatgACTTCAAAGATAAAATGCTGGAGAATTCAGAGGGTGATGATGACCAGAAGTCAAAGATTTACATTTACATTAGTGCTAAAAATGCTCAGAATGAGAAATGTGTCAGCTCTAATGATCTTTTGCAgagaagggggaggaagagCACTAATGAGAATGCGGAAACATTTAATGTACAGATGAGTATTCCAGTAACAACAGAAGCAttagagaaaaataagttaaaCCTACACTGTGGTGTGCATGATTCCAACAGAGATATTAGTTTGTATGAGGCAGAATCAAAACTCTCCACAAAGGAAATACTTGATTTCCGAAGTTATGTAacaaaaaatattgcatttgAAAGTAATTGTCCTTGCAAGGTTGTGCAGGATTTTCCAGATAAGAGAGAGAGTTGCAATATATTTAGGGGGAAGAAAATGTTCGAATtgaagttttcatttcaaaatatgttGTTTGGATGGGTCAGGATGTGGACTGAGtctttccatgaagatatgCCCACATATCAGGAGGACAGTGTTACACCTTGGTCTCATTGCCGTGACATATTAAATGAGCAGTGTGATGCTCAAGAGTTGGTAAAGAGCACTATAAATAGGAACCACGAcaataaaatattcatgtgTTTGTTGGCTGTTACTTCAAAGCATATGAAGGTAGAGGTACTAGAGACAATTCTTGCTTCCTTTTTCAGTAGCACAAATACTTTACTCACAACTGAGGGAAAGTCTGTGCAAGAGGAGAAATGGTATTTATGTGGCAGAAAGCAAAATCAGTTAAACTCATGCACGGATGAGTCTTTGAGGCAAACCACAGGATTtcttaatgaaaatgaaacttaTCCAGGCTTTTTAAGTTCTAAATTTGTGGAAAGCATTGATTTTGAGTTACATAATGGATGCAAGAGAAGATGCTTTTCTAGAACTTTAGGTGAAGAAGAGTACACTTTCCTACAAAGAGGTGCCCTCTTTCATAACCAAAAAAGCAGATTATGTAAGAGAAGACTTGTCAGGAAACATCATCTCTTACCCAGAATGAGTGAAGGGTTTAGCACTGGTTTGAGGTCAATCAGTCACAAAAACAGtatgaaaaagcaaattttagcTGCTAAATGCCTGATCTTGCTGCAGGGCTTTTCTAACTGTTCTTCACTACACAAGATCTACTGCTACAATGTCACAAAAGTACAGTATCTGATAGGAGCCAATCTTAGATATCAGAGTTACTTTCCTGCTCATTCCCAACTGGAATCTGAAAAGGTGAATAAGGAAAGTACAAGTCAGGAAATATCAGTAACTTCTGTAAAGCAGGAGAAGAATAAGCCAAGCATAAGTCTTAATAGTTTTTTTCATATAGAATTAAATaaagatttccctttttttttatatgaaaataagaaacacaaaccaactCGATATAGAACTTGCATAACTTCTACAAATGAAGTCACTAATGAAGTAACAtataacatgaaaaaatatttgggtaGCTTTAGTTATATAAATGCTGATGAAAAATGTGTTAATACAAAAGAGTGGCAAATAAATCATcgtaattttctttctaaaagatccttttccatttttgacACATATGAAAAAATTCCCCTAGCTACTGATCCTGAAGACTTTGACCAGATCCCAGTTGTAAAGCAAGACAGTTGTATCAGAAAAAAGTTTCGTGACGAAAGTGCAGTCACTGGTTCAAAAGAGATTCAGTGTTTGCCTATTAAATCAAACAATGTCTTAGTCCTGTCTGAGCAGCCAAAAGcaaccacagaaaaatataattctCTCCTGTTGCTAGatagacaaacaaacaaacatgagAATTGCAAAGATTTAAATACTTGTAGCCCACatttagcaaataaaaaagTAGAAGACCAAGACACttatttaaattctgaaaatttatttcctaGTTCCTCAAATATTTATCAGTCTGTCACTTTGCCATTGGACAGCAGCTCTTTTGTCAACAGAGAAATAAGTGAAGATGGGCACTGCAGGAGTTCCTCAAGTGCAGACAAACAAAAGGCAAGTGAAACAATTCCTGCCGTGGTACAGTATCCATCCACGGGAAGTCCTGCCATGACAGATACATACTTGCAATTTCAGGCTAAAGAAACAGCACAGTTTTCTTTGCGACGACATGAACAGACAAATAAGACAGGCAGCTCAGAGCCAGGAACTTTGAAACATCTTGAATATGTAAAAGAACAGGAGGAGAGAAATTATGAACAAATGCATGTAACTAATGAAAGTCAATGTGAGACTGTGATGAATTACTTGATTATGTCATATTCAGAAGATAAAGCTAAAACATTCATTGCTGAagaagaggaattaaaaatgcCTTTATCCACTACGAACAATGGATGCCTTGAAGATGTAAAAGATAAGTATTTACCCTTAGAAGATAAAATCACAGATGAATtcaaactgaagagaaaatttGATTTAGTACTAGAAGAGCTACATATGTTTCATGAAATtagcaaagaaaatgtaaacaacGTATCTAGTTTGGAAACAAACTTGTCCAACATTTACTCGGAATTAAATAACGCTGAGGGAATAGATGAAAATGTGGCAGGGGGTTCTCAAAGGAAGATATGTATTTCTTCTCCAATCTGTGGTaccacaaaaggaaaacacataaGTGACATTAATGAAAGTTCATTAAATGAAAAgatattaaatgaaaatgaagaccAGAAAGAATCTAAGGAATATTCTACTTCAGGATGGTCAAGGGAAGAATTGTTGCATTCACCTGCAGAAG